The Methanofastidiosum sp. genomic sequence TTGTCCTTTGTAATTAGTCCCCACTTTTTCCTCGGAACAAGTACCTTAACATCGCTAAGGCTGAAAGGGCTTAGCTCCCCCATCAGATTAATCAGGTAGGCAAGCTTTAGGCCAACGACAAACTCTCTTCCATTTTCTCTTGTTGAATCGAAGATGCTCTTTGCACGGTAAAGGTCCCTTATAGGATGCTCTATCAAGACAAGACCCTTCGCATCTGAGATTGCAGCAGATATGTCTTTTTTTACACCTTCCTCACTGTCTATCCTATCGCTATTAATCCTTGTACCTTCTGAGATCATCCATCTTGGGCTTTCTGCCTTTGCCCTTGAAACAAACTCCTTGCTCTGCTCTTCCACATACCCGTGGAATCTTATGTCGCCGGTATAAACTAAATTACCTTCATCAGAATAGATTATGAAACCGCATGCCCCGGGGAGGGAATGGTCAACAGGTAGCATCTCAACTTCTAGAGATCCAATCCTGTATCGTTCATATGGCTTCATCAGAACATACTCTCTATTGTGGACAAAATTTTGCTTTTTTCTATCGACCCTGCTAAGGCCTCCGCTTTTATTCTCATAGAATTCAAAGGACTCTAGATACGTCACAAGGTCTGAAAATCCCGATGCGCCTGTAGTTTCAAGCGCTTCAAGGATCAGTTTAGATTCCCTTGTGCAAAATATTGGTATTTCTTTTCTTAAGAAATGTATGTACTGGGCATGGTCTGCATGGGCATGGCTCAAAAGCACTGCATCGACTTCTCTCTTTTCAGGGGGCAACTCCATGTGCTTTAGGTAGTCTTCCCTGTAGATCCCTTTTATCTCGGGGAGGAGGCCAAACTCAAAAAAATCTGTGAGGCACCCACACTTTCTAGGCTGGATAAACTCAGAAAAATACTTCCCACTCTCGCCAAAGCTCATCCCAAAGTCCAGGAAAATTCTAGTGCCTTTGTGCTCCAAAAGTATCTTGTTTCCGCCAATCTCGTTCTTTCCGCCAAATATCTTAATATCCATGTTTTATTTTTAGAAAAGAACGTATATAATTTTAATCCTTATTTGCCAAGTTTCTTTTCCACGTTTTACTTATTTTTTTACATATTCCTAAATATAGGTAAAGCCATAATCAAATTTAACAGGATTTGATAAAAATGGCTGAAAAAGAAGTCCCCCTATGCGCCTACTGTAACTCCAACAGAGTAATACCTATTTTTTACGGCTACCCGACTTCAAAAGATTACCAAGAATATGAAAAGGGAAATCTCATATTTGGTCAAAGTATAACTCTAGGGCCAAAGTTCAACTGGCACTGCAAGAAGTGTGACAAAAGCTTCTAGATCTCTTTTGCATAATTTTTTATATATGTAAGTTACCTTATAAATGGCCAATGCCTATCATTAGATATTGGAGGTAATTTTAATGAAGGAAGAGACAGAATATATGTTGTTAAAGTTTATGACCGAAATTTTAAAGGAAATGAAGGCGATTAACAAAAATCTTGAAGCGATAAACGAAACTATCGAGGATGTCGGATTTATAGATTTCTACGATGACGATGAGGAAGAAGAGGCTCCTGAAGATCTAGAAGAAAACTAATTTTCCTTTTAGATCCTAAATATATTTATTAAGGGAGTTATATACCCTAGTACAATGGAGTGGTACTACACAGTTCTTATTGCCATCCTCGTGTTTTTTATAGTCTTGGCGGTTATAGTTTATGTCTTTAGGGAGCGATTATTTAACTGGGTCATGGCATCGATACTTGGACTATATATCGCATCCCCTATTGACCTCCTGCCTGACTTCATCCCTGTCGCAGGTTGGGGCGATGACATTGCAGCATTTGTCCTGATGGTAGGATTTATTTATAGGGGCATAAAGATGATTAATAAGAACAAAGCAAAATCACGACCCAAAAGTGTTAGTTATGGATGAAAAAGAACTATTTTACAGAAGGGAGAGGCTTGTCCCAAGAGAGCCTGTGCTTATAGAAAGAAAGCCCAAAGAAAAGGTCTTCACCGATCCATTGATTTTAACATGTCTTGTAATCCTTATGATAATGATAATTATCGCACTTGTTCTGCACTTTACTTGAATAATTTCGAATAATTTTAAATAGTTAGGAACCCTAGGTATGTCACTCAATAGTTTCCAAGTGGAGATCAGATGGCAGATACACCTGACTTAGAAAAGATAAAGACAAAATATGAGAAGATATTTTCTCTCCTTGATGAACTAAAGATTCAAGAGGCGAAAGAGAGGATTGAGAAGCTCTTAAAGAAAAGCAAGGGCGACTCATTTCTATTATGGTTAAAGGGTTATGTACTTCTCTACGAGGGAACAGATGATTTAGAAGAAGCGATTGACTCTTTTAACAAGGCGATTGAAATTGACCCAGACAATGCCTTTGCATGGGAGTTTAAGGCGATAGCTTTGAGGTCTCTTGGCAGGTATGAAGAGGCTATTGAATGTTACGACAAATCGATGGAGTTTGACCCCCTTGATTACTCTGCAATTTTTAGCAGGGCGGTATTGCTTGAAAGGCTTGGAAAGCAAGAAGAAGCTCTTGACTACTACTCTCTTGCAACAAAGATTGACTCTACTAACACTCTTGCATGGGAGGCAAAGGCCAATCTTTTAGAATCTTTACAAAGATTTGACGAAGCGGAGGAATGCAGAAGCAAGATAGAAAAGGACTACTCTGCAAGGATTGTCGAAAATGAACCTAAAACACCTGACGAGTGGGTTCACAAGGGCGAAACCCTTGAAAAGCTTGGGAAGTACCTCTGGGCAAATCAATGTTATGATATGGCCTTAAAAATAGATGCAAATCATCAGGCGGCACGTGACCTAAAATATATGCTTCTGCAAAAACATAAGTTTGATTCAGATGCAAGGAAGAATACTTTCAGGTCATTTATTAACTCAGAGAAGTTTGCGGTACAATGAGTTAAGGCAATGTTGATATAAAGTTCTTTTTTGTTTCCTTATACTTCTGATCTATATTATCTTCCAACTTATTTAGAAGATTATAGAGGTCTTTTAGCTCCTTGTCTGTCAAAGTGCTGAAAAGTGAACTTATGAACGAGATGCTCTCTTCTGAATTTGACTCCCAGTATTCTCTGTTCTTTTCAGTTAATCTTAATCTAATTACTCTTCTGTCCTTTTGATCCTTCTCAACTGAAATAAATCCCTTCTCCTGAAGCTTTAGGGCCAACTGTTTAACATTTTGATGTGTTGTGCACAGCACCTCAGCCACCTCACTCACTGAAGGAGGATAGGTAAAATACTTTCCTGTGACTGCTATAAGCTGCCACTGCTTTGTTGTAAGCCCGTCTTTTCTAAGCTCATTGTCTCCCAGATACTCAAGCCTATTGCTTAAGAAAAATATCTTACCAAAAATTTCGAATGATTCAGGCCTTATAGTTTTTTCCATTTTTATTCCTCTTTAATTCTATATCTTACCAAGGACGTATTTTGCAACGACGTATGGGCCCACTGTTGTCCATACAAGCACAAGCGACCAGAGCCTTCCTTTCAAGAAGTTATAGTCATGCAATAGTTTTTCCCAGCTGTGGCCTATGATGTAATGACCAAACAGGAACTCAAATGCAACTGTGGCAAATAGGAATGCTACTCCAATCACTATTAAGTTATGCGCTGTATAGAATGCGCCGGTATACCTAAGCCACAGATACATTACTATAAAAAACATAGTGATCCCAGTAAAGCAGCTTATTTGGTGTGCAGTTAGCTCATTCAATTTTGGACCGTATACATAATTTCTGATTATACCGTTGATGTTTGCTACAACGGCAAATAACAGCCATATCCCAATGGCCTGTAAATATATTTTTTCCATAAATTTTTCCTCCTAAATAGGTAATAAGTTACCTTTATTCAATTAATCAGGTAACTATTTATAAAGCTTTCTATTAGGTAATATATTACCTATATTAATTAATTTTATTAACTATTGGCTCGATACCCTAATGAGATGATGAAAAAAGAAGAATCTCCCTCCAGAATAAAAAAAGGTGAGACAAAAGACATTGATGAATATATTAAGGGCTTCCCCAAAGAAGTTCAGGACAGATTACAGAAGATACGAGAAATAATTAAAGAAGCGGCCCCCGATGCAGAGGAGAAGATAAGCTATGGGATGCCGACATTTACCCTTAAGGGAAACCTAGTCCACTTTGCAGCCTATAAAAACCATATAGGGTTTTATCCTACACCTTCAGGAATTGAAAAATTCAAGAATCAAATCTCAGTTTATGCTTCGTCAAAGGGTGCTGTCCAATTCCCTCTCGATAAACCTGTTCCATATGATCTTATTAGGGGAATTGTAGCTTTTCGTGTGAAGGAAAATTTGGAAAACTCTAAATCAAAAAATAAATAGAATCTTTCAAGGCAAAATCTCCAAAAGTAATTTTAACTAAAAAAACAATATTTTCTTCATGAAAAATAATGCCTTTGACAAGGCCAGAAACGACCTTTATCTTCTCTTAAATAGGGGCTATCCAAAATCTTATGCACTGCGATTTGTAAGTGACCATTTTGGCCTAAAAAATGAAGAAAGGTACATTCTTTCAAGGACTGTTTTTTCTGAGTCTTACATAAAGGAAACTAAAGAGAAGAAGATGAATCTAAAAGATCTCAAAGGGAGCTCTTTGTTTATTGACGGCTATAATGTCATAATAACAACGGAGTCAGTTCTTATGGGTGAGGCATTTGTTTCTATGGATGGCCTATTGAGGGATACAAGGAATGTTTCGGGAAAGCACAGGATAACAAAAGATACCTTAGAATCGATTGACCTTATACTGGACCTTCTAAAAAAATATCCTCCTGAGAAAACTCAAGTTTATTTGGATAAGATGATGAGTAAGAGCGGTAAGCTATCTCAGATTATAAGAGATGGGATGGAAGAGAGGGATCTAAATGGCGACTCTGAAACGGTGCCAAGTGTCGATCATACACTGAAAAAATGTAACGGGATTGTAGCAACAAATGACTCGGCCATAATAGCAGAGGTAGCGAAATTTATTGATCTCCCATCTAAGGTCAAAACTTCCAGGGGAAGTTGACGCATCCCTTAAACTCTTGAAGGAAATAGTCGCCCTTCCCAACTAAAACAAGTGACTTGATCCCAGAAGCGCCTTTTTCTTTCAGGATTTTTTTGGCAAACTCAATTGTTTCTCCACTTCTTGAGAGATCGTCTACGAGCAAAACCCTCTTTCCGGACAAATCATGATCGAAAGGCCTCATGAGTTTTGGCTTATCATGGACTCTTTCAGGAGGCATTCCCTCTCCGTATAGATTTAGCCACAAGAGAAAAAGCTCTTTCTCATAAATAAATGACAAAATTGAAGAGGGTATTATACCGCCTCTTGCTATTCCAACTATAATATCAAAATTAAATGGGATTTTAAATTCTTTTAAAGAATAAAAAATACTATGGAAATCTTCCACAGTTTATGCAGCCTCTTTTGATTTGGGCTTATCAACGAGTTTAATCTTTGTGACTTCTACTCTCTTAAGTGGGTAGATCTTCCTTGCTTTCTTGTAAATCTCGCTTGACATCTTGCCGCTTGTTACTTCATCCAAGAACTGTGCAAAGTCGTTGTTTGTGCTGATTGTTGTTAGCTCTTGATTTATTATTTCTCTGATTGCCTTCTTCTGTGAAGTAAGTATCCTTGTGGTAAGGATTGCAGAAGTTGAGGCTCTTAAAGTGTACCCGTCCTTTGTCTTTATGTTGAAAATTGAGTCAACTTTTGAGTTTCTTCTTCTAATCTGACTTCTAAGGTATGATCTTGAAAGTTCCTGTCTGAAGAATTCGGTGTAGGCGTTTTCGCCTGTGACCTCTTTGACTCTAAAGACTAGTTTTATGTGACTCTTCTTTAGGTCTCCTGTAAGCTCCTTCATATTTGTCTCAATCTTTCTACCCAATACCTTCTCAGGTTTATCGGATATCGTCTCACCAATCTCCTTCTTCTCAAACATATCAGGAGCATAAATGGTATACCAGTTCTTTGCCTTCCACGGGTCTTTTCCCGCTACTCTTTTTCTAGCCAATAAAATTCCTCCTATAATACTAATGTTTTTCTTATTGCCTCAACACATGCGATAATATCATCTACAGTATTTTTAAGAGTCCCTATAGATTCAGACTCAGATTCTACTTCTAAGGTCTCTTTATATATTCTAGTAGAGATGGAAGTTCCTTTAAAAGGTTTATTATCAACGTAAATTCCGTTGTAATAAGCCTTGGCCATCTTTTCGCTGTCAAAGAAAAAAGAAAGTTTTACCTTAATTCTAGACACCTACGGCTTCCATTTCTCCGCCCTGTTCCTTAAATGAAAGTACCTTTAAGTTAACAGGTTTCTTTGTTATGTTTCCAGTCTTAACACCGACAAGGAATTTAACTCCTTTTTCCCCAGCTATATCAACAAGTCTCTGTGTAACGACTCCGTCAAATACAACAGCCTCGTAATCCTCGGTGTATCTCATCGCGTCTACTAAATCCCTTACAGAAACCTTGTGCTTTACCTTTCCTTCTGCGTCTAAAAGATATGCATCAAGTGTTCCAGGTAGCTTTTCAATTATCTCTCCAAATCTGTCTAGATCAGAGTAAGGTTTCTTTTGCTGTACCGGCTCTGGTGGCTTTTGTTGTGGCTCGTAGTGGTGGTGCTTCTGGGGGTAATCTCTTTCCTCAGGTTTTGGCTGTGGCTTTGGAGCATCTGTTCTAGGTTTGTCAAGGTTTTCAACAATCCACTGCTCTGCCGGGATCTTGTTTCTTAAGGCCTTGATTATCTCTTTTTTTGTTAGATCCTCTACTTCCTTCCCCATTGGGGCCCTTGCTATGTAGTCAATCTCTGCTATCTGAAAAAGCTCCTTTAGTATTAGCTCTCCCCCTCTGTCCCCATCAACAAATGCAGTAACTGTCTTTTCATGGGAAACAGCTGCTATTGTCTTTGAAACACTTGTACCTTCAACAGCTATTGTGTTTTTAATTCCGTACTTCAGTAAATTTAAAACATCTGCCCTTCCTTCAACTACGATTATTGCATCGCTTTCGTCAACGTTTGGGCCTGCAGGGAGCTGGTCTTCTCCAAAGGACTTGATCTCTCCCATTCGAACAGATTCCTTTACCTCATCTGTCAGCTCAGAGCTTTCTGGTGTGATCTCGTCGACCATTGTTGTTAGGATAATCTTAGCTCTGTCAATTACATAGTTTCTCTTTGATTTTCTGACGTCTTCAATTGTTGTTACATCGATTCTGGCGTTGCATGGGCCTACCCTATCGATGGTCTCAAGTGATGCAGCAAGTATTGCAGTTTCAACTTTATCAAGACTTGATGGCACTATTATTTCTCCAGTGCTTTTCCCATTCTTGGAGTTGATGTTGACTCTAATTCTCCCTATCCTTCCGGTCTTCTGTAACTCCCTCAAATCTAGGTCATCACTTAACAATCCTTCAGTCTGCCCAAAAATAGCTCCGACGACATCGGGCCTTTCAACAATACCGCTAGCTGTGATCTGTGCTTTGATGATGTATTTAGTTGTACCTACCTCTTCTTTTATATCCTTAAAATAATCGTCTCCCTTCTTCGATACAATATCCTCAATAAAATCTTTATCACTCATAATAAATTCCCTCCCTCAAAAGAATTATAGAATGCCAAGGGCCTTGTTTGTCATTTCGATTGACTCGTCTCTCTTCTTAAGGTCAAACATGGCTCTTATGGCATCTACATTTTCTGGGACAATGTCTGATTCCTGATGAATAGCCTGGATATAGTAAAGTGTTCCGTCCTTAATATTAATTGAATCCTTCCAGACATTAATTTCATACATGTCCCCTCTATTTCTACCCAGATTCTTTGCAAACTCCATAATATCTGCGGTAGAATCTATTCCATCTTCTTTACTTACTAAAATAACTCTTGATCTGTTATTGAATAAGTCTATTACGTCCTCCCTCTTTATATCCCTCTTTAAATCTACCATTATTGTGTGAAGGTGCATCAATGTTGTTGGCACCTTTACGGCTATAGTCTCTATATCCACTGGGAGAACAGTCTTTAAATCAGGGCCATGATGAGATGGTACCTTTACTTCAGGTACTATGGCATTTATAGGTCCCCTTTTGTTATCTCCTGGGTCTGCTGCCCTTCTGATCATTACAGCCTTGACCTTCTTTATGGCGTCGGCTTCATATAGGCAACTTAGTGTCCTTGCAAGTCCAGTTGTATTGCAAGAAACAACCCTTATGTATTTCTGACCTACATTTTTATCAAAATTAGCGTGAGCGTTAAAGGAGGTAGCTATAGAAGCATCTTCTCCTCCCTGGAAAATGGCATTTAGACCAAGTGACTTATAGAGCTCCATGTTCTTAGCGCCCTGCTTTCCAGGTGCGCCGTCTATGACTACGTCTACGGAGTCTTTAATATCCTTTAGGTAACCTTTTGTTTCCAATCCTCTCTTCTTGAAAGCGTCTACATCGGCACCTTCAACGCAATAAAGATCAAAGCCCTTCTTTATCGCCTGTTCTGCATCAAAATCGGGCGTTCTCTTTGAAACGCCTATTATCTTCATATCCTTCTGGAGGGCGACTGCATCTGCTACCCTCTTCCCAACTGTACCGTATCCATTTATGAATACATTGATCATGAAATTCACCTTTGTTAGAAATTATTGATGAGTAAATTAATTTCACCTTAAAGATATTTGAAATCGGACGTTTATAAGCGTTTGCTATACATTTTTTTGCTAAAAAGTCTTATATCGATAATTAATTTTATATAAACGGTACTATTGCAGAGGTCATGAAAAGCATAATGGTCTATGGAACAGTTCAGGCTGTTGGGTTTAGACCATTTGTCTATAGAATTGCCGTTGAAAATAAAGTAAGCGGCTATGTGAGGAACAGGGGGGAGTATGTAGAGATTGTAATTGATGGCCCTCCTGGAAAGATTGATACTTTTATTGAAGATTTAAACCTAAAAAAGCCCCCTCTTGCCAAGATAGATAGGCTTGACATAAAGGACATATCTTCTGATGAAAATTTCAAAGAAAGTCTTTTTTACATAAAGGAGAGTAAAAGTGGGAATTCCAGTTCAGCTTCCATAATACCTCCCGACATTTGTGTCTGCGAAGATTGCCAGAGAGAGCTATTTCAAAAAACTGATAGGAGATACCTTTATCCATTTATTAACTGCACAAACTGTGGCCCAAGATTTACCATTATTAAAAAGACCCCATACGACAGAGAAATGACTACTATGGGCAAGTTCAATCTGTGCTCTGACTGCCTTAAGGAGTACACGGATGTTCTAGATAGGCGATACCATGCAGAGCCCGTTGCGTGCCCTTTATGCGGCCCACATTACTCTCTCTTTGATAGTTCAAAGAAAAGGATAGAAAATCCCATTGAAACTGCAGCAAAGTTATTCGAAGATGGGAAAATCATAGCCATAAAAGGTCTAGGCGGGTACCACATCGGCTGTGATGCCTTAAATAAAAATTCTGTCAAAGAGTTACGAAGGAGATTGGAGAGACCCTATCAGCCGTTTGCAATTCTTGCGAGGAATATAGGATCAATTGAAAAGGTCTGTCATGTCAGTGATGAAGAGAGAAAGATTATATCCTCCCATGAGCGGCCAATCGTTGTATTGGAAAAAAAGGACTCTAAGACCTTTGAACCTGCATCCCCTGGACTTCATAACGTCGGCATAATGCTTCCATACTCCCCGCTTCATTTCTTATTATTTAATTACACTTCACTTGACTTTTTTGTCATGACCTCTGCCAATATGCCCGGGGATCCCATGATAACTGAAAATAGCTCTGCTTTTAATTCCCTAGATGTTGATTACTTCCTCTGCCACAATCTAAATATATACAATAGGTGCGATGACTCAGTCATCCGTGACGGAAAGTTCATCAGAAGGTCAAGGGGGTTTGTGCCACAAGGTATTGAAATTCCCCATGCAAAAAAAGTATTGGCTTTCGGTGCAGAGCTTAACAATGCATTTACTTTGACAAAGGAAAAAAAAGCATTTATCTCTCAGCACATTGGAAATACCACTCATTATGATACACTACTATTTTTTGAAGATGCGATAAAAAAAATGCTAACTCTTCTAAACATGAAGATGGAAGAGATAGAACTTTTAGTATCAGACCTTCACCCACAATACGAAACAACAAAACTTGCAGAAAGGTACTCCAAAGAAACTGGGATACCTTTACTTAAGATTCAACACCATGTTTCCCATGCAAGGGCCGTTTTTACTGAGAACGATATAGAGGAAGGCGTTGCAATAGTTTGCGACGGTACAGGCTACGGTCTTGATGGAAAGTCCTGGGGAGGAGAGGTATTTCACGTTACAGACAATAGTGAAGAAAGAATAGGCCATCTTAAGGAATACCCACTTCTAGGAGGAGACAAGGCCGCAAAGGAACCTTTGAGAGTTCTAGTTTCACTTCTAAATGATGAAGACCTTTCTGGATACTCAAACTCCTACAAATACGGATTGCAGGGCATCAATGCATTAAAGAATCTGGTAAAAGAAGAAAGAGTTCATTCAACTTCTTGCGGCAGAATCCTCGACATGTTTTCTGTGATGCTTTTTGCTTGCTCTGAAAGAAGTTATGAAGGCGAGCCTGCCATGAAGCTAGAGTCACTTGCGTGGAATGGAAATGACCTTAAGATACCGATTGAAATAGAAGGCAACATCTTGCAAATAAGTGAGTTTGCAAAAAAAATATTTGATTTAAGGAATAAAGAAAGCAAAAAAGATCTAGCAAAAACTGTCCATGTTTCCCTTGCAAAGGCATTTTCTGAGATTGCAATTGACGAAGCAAGAAAAGATCACCTCCCAATTGGCTTTTCGGGTGGAGTTGCCTATAACAAAATATTCTCAGATGTTATCAAAGAGAGTGTTGAATCACATAGGCTAAAGTATGTAGAACATAGGCTCATACCTTGTGGTGACGGGGGCGTTTCTTTTGGTCAGTCACTTTTTGCATACAAAAACATATAAGATTTTGACCTAAGTATCTATTTATGGAGATAGAATACATCGAGATAGAAAAACTGAATACACATGAGCGTATTGTTCCCAGTGTTCTGAACAGATTAATGATTAAGATGGAGCGGGAAAAAAAATTCTCTGTTGCCATAATAGTTGATGCTAACACTATGACAATTCTCGATGGGCACCACAGATTTGAGGCTGCAAAAAGGCTAGGCTGCAAAAAAGTTCCTTGCATTCTTGTTGATTACAATGACCCAGAGATTAAATTAGGCCAGTGGTTTCCCGTTATATATGGGGATGTTGGAAAGATAGTTGAAATCTTAGAAAAAAATGGTATGAGCGTGAGGTACGAGAAAACCTTAAAGAAAGCTTACTGGCTTCTCTATTCTGAAAAAGCCGGCGCTATTCTAGTTCCAAAAAGAGTGACAAAAGAAGAAGTAGTAAAGACAGCAAGGCGCGGAGAACTTTTTCCCCCTAAAACTACAAGGCATATGCTCCCTAAACTAAACAAGTTTGTAGATATACCTCTTGAGGAGCTAGTATAGTTTTATCTTGCGGCTGAAACAATCTTTATTATATCCCCATTTTGAAGCTCGTAGTCATCTTTTATTCTCATTTTAGTTCTTGCGTTCACAGCGTATAGGAAGCTTTTTCCAATATCTGTATGAATCCTAAACGCCAAATCCCTTGGTGTTGACCCTTTCTCCATTAAGTAAGCATCAGGCAATACATTGCCCTTCCCATCCTTCATGTGAGACTCATCCTCTACAGGATAAACAACTATTTTGCCCAAGATATTGAAGACGACTTGATTGATGACATTCTGGACCCCAGTCCCCTCATTCTTCTCCATGAAATTTTTTATTTTGTTTAGGGCTTCTTTCTGTTTGTCCTTTAGATTTCCAGTTATCTCAAAGGATTTTTGAGAGGGGATGTATTTTAAAAGCCCCGCATTTGATGCCTTTCTTAAGACAAGCTCTGCTTCAGCACTAACTGTAAAGACCTCCCCGATCTTTTCTTTCAAGGCTTTGATATTCTCTGGTGGTGCTATATCCACTTTGTTTAGAACTATAGTGATTGGTTTTGATATCTTCCTAAGGGATCGTGCAAAGATTAGGAGCTCTTCGTCCTTCCAATGTATGCACTGTTCAGGATTTAGCCCAGTTTCTCTAATTGATGCTATGACGTTTCCTTCTGTTATCCCAATGCCAGTGAACTGCTCAGCCACTATCTTACAGAAATCATGGTGGCCGGAACATACCTTTCTTGCAAATCTAAACCAGTTATCATTTAGTATCCCAAAAAACCAGAGATTTATCTCTTCCTCTAAAAACTCAATGTCCTCAATTGGATTGTGCGTTCCTATGGGAACTGGATTTCCTTCTATATCAGTTGATCCTGATGCATCAACAATGTGAATCAAAGTTTCTGCCCTTGAAAGGTCATTTAAGAACTTGTTTCCAAGACCTCTACCGGTGTGTGCACCCTTTA encodes the following:
- the hypF gene encoding carbamoyltransferase HypF, whose translation is MKSIMVYGTVQAVGFRPFVYRIAVENKVSGYVRNRGEYVEIVIDGPPGKIDTFIEDLNLKKPPLAKIDRLDIKDISSDENFKESLFYIKESKSGNSSSASIIPPDICVCEDCQRELFQKTDRRYLYPFINCTNCGPRFTIIKKTPYDREMTTMGKFNLCSDCLKEYTDVLDRRYHAEPVACPLCGPHYSLFDSSKKRIENPIETAAKLFEDGKIIAIKGLGGYHIGCDALNKNSVKELRRRLERPYQPFAILARNIGSIEKVCHVSDEERKIISSHERPIVVLEKKDSKTFEPASPGLHNVGIMLPYSPLHFLLFNYTSLDFFVMTSANMPGDPMITENSSAFNSLDVDYFLCHNLNIYNRCDDSVIRDGKFIRRSRGFVPQGIEIPHAKKVLAFGAELNNAFTLTKEKKAFISQHIGNTTHYDTLLFFEDAIKKMLTLLNMKMEEIELLVSDLHPQYETTKLAERYSKETGIPLLKIQHHVSHARAVFTENDIEEGVAIVCDGTGYGLDGKSWGGEVFHVTDNSEERIGHLKEYPLLGGDKAAKEPLRVLVSLLNDEDLSGYSNSYKYGLQGINALKNLVKEERVHSTSCGRILDMFSVMLFACSERSYEGEPAMKLESLAWNGNDLKIPIEIEGNILQISEFAKKIFDLRNKESKKDLAKTVHVSLAKAFSEIAIDEARKDHLPIGFSGGVAYNKIFSDVIKESVESHRLKYVEHRLIPCGDGGVSFGQSLFAYKNI
- a CDS encoding ParB N-terminal domain-containing protein, which encodes MEIEYIEIEKLNTHERIVPSVLNRLMIKMEREKKFSVAIIVDANTMTILDGHHRFEAAKRLGCKKVPCILVDYNDPEIKLGQWFPVIYGDVGKIVEILEKNGMSVRYEKTLKKAYWLLYSEKAGAILVPKRVTKEEVVKTARRGELFPPKTTRHMLPKLNKFVDIPLEELV
- a CDS encoding redox-regulated ATPase YchF; amino-acid sequence: MMDVGVIGKPNVGKSTFFNAVTLGGAEIANYPFTTIDSNIGATYVTYKCPCKELNLTCSPQNSKCIDGTRLVPLKIIDVAGLVKGAHTGRGLGNKFLNDLSRAETLIHIVDASGSTDIEGNPVPIGTHNPIEDIEFLEEEINLWFFGILNDNWFRFARKVCSGHHDFCKIVAEQFTGIGITEGNVIASIRETGLNPEQCIHWKDEELLIFARSLRKISKPITIVLNKVDIAPPENIKALKEKIGEVFTVSAEAELVLRKASNAGLLKYIPSQKSFEITGNLKDKQKEALNKIKNFMEKNEGTGVQNVINQVVFNILGKIVVYPVEDESHMKDGKGNVLPDAYLMEKGSTPRDLAFRIHTDIGKSFLYAVNARTKMRIKDDYELQNGDIIKIVSAAR